In Lacrimispora indolis DSM 755, a genomic segment contains:
- a CDS encoding alcohol dehydrogenase catalytic domain-containing protein: MSIPKTMKALVAYSKDDYRFEPAYPTPECGPDDIVIKTEGCGICAGDLKCSHGAAMFWGDEVQPSWVKPPFIPGHEFLGEIVELGDNVKEFQIGDRVTADQIKPCGECKFCKSGRYWMCQPHDIFGFQHTNNGGMAEYVRYPKGSVIHKVPKDMPFEDALLIEPYACSKHCVDRGEIGCEDVVVISGAGTLGLGMVTYARMKNPAKLIVLDMMDDRLQKAKEFGADLVLNPGKTDAVKTVMDLTEGYGCDIYIEATGHPSSVVQGLSMIRKLGRFVEFSVFSEPATVDWSIIGDRKELDIAGAHLSPYCYPFVIENITNGNLKTDGVIRNTFPIEEWEKAFEYAGGKYGDFKVAIKF; this comes from the coding sequence ATGAGTATTCCGAAAACAATGAAGGCACTTGTTGCGTATTCCAAAGATGACTACCGTTTTGAGCCGGCTTATCCAACACCGGAATGTGGTCCGGATGACATTGTCATCAAGACTGAAGGCTGCGGAATCTGTGCAGGAGATTTAAAATGCAGCCATGGAGCAGCCATGTTCTGGGGAGATGAGGTCCAGCCTTCATGGGTAAAACCGCCCTTTATTCCAGGACACGAGTTTTTAGGCGAAATTGTTGAACTGGGGGATAATGTGAAAGAATTTCAGATCGGTGACCGTGTGACTGCCGACCAGATCAAGCCCTGCGGGGAATGTAAGTTTTGTAAATCCGGCCGCTACTGGATGTGCCAGCCTCATGATATTTTCGGTTTCCAGCACACCAATAACGGCGGCATGGCTGAGTATGTGAGATATCCAAAAGGTTCTGTAATACATAAAGTCCCAAAAGATATGCCCTTTGAGGATGCGCTTTTAATCGAACCTTATGCCTGCTCAAAGCATTGTGTGGACCGGGGAGAAATCGGCTGTGAGGATGTTGTGGTAATCTCAGGGGCCGGAACTCTGGGACTTGGGATGGTCACTTATGCCCGCATGAAAAACCCGGCCAAACTGATCGTCCTTGATATGATGGATGACAGGCTGCAGAAAGCAAAAGAATTTGGTGCCGATCTGGTGCTGAATCCAGGGAAAACGGATGCAGTGAAAACGGTCATGGATTTAACAGAAGGTTATGGATGCGATATCTATATCGAGGCCACCGGCCATCCTTCCAGTGTGGTGCAGGGACTTTCCATGATCAGAAAGCTGGGACGTTTCGTAGAATTCAGCGTATTTTCAGAACCTGCCACTGTGGACTGGTCCATCATCGGCGACCGGAAGGAATTGGATATTGCAGGTGCCCACTTAAGTCCTTATTGCTATCCCTTTGTCATTGAAAACATAACAAACGGCAATTT